In the genome of Coraliomargarita sinensis, one region contains:
- a CDS encoding transposase, producing the protein RFSKNNAVTEGFHRKMKLIQRRAYGFKNFDNYRLRVIAQCG; encoded by the coding sequence CGATTCTCCAAAAACAACGCCGTCACCGAAGGCTTCCACAGAAAAATGAAACTTATACAAAGACGCGCATACGGCTTCAAAAACTTTGATAACTACCGACTCAGAGTCATCGCCCAGTGCGGTTAA
- a CDS encoding metal-dependent hydrolase: MDPLTQMSVGAAAAVAVARKPADIRHALVLGALAGGAPDLDVLIRSEEDPLLSLEYHRHFTHALLLAPVIGGLVAMLYKIIFARKMPLRQLVVFGVVATLTHGLIDACTSYGTLLYWPFFNHRESWDIISIIDPIFTLPLVVCLIFAWCRRSHRFARGALLFLCLYLTVGVYQREQAEDYARSLANQRGHTPTELTARPSLGNILLWRLVYRNGDNYHVDGVRTFPGLEDRHYPGATVRAFDELDAYALMDPDSVLWRDIERFRFFSQGYLFLHENSPLVAGDLRYAMYPDSIVPLWGVTIDPSNANTHTQLKYFREVSGGAFNRLWRMIRGLPVAQSSAEASIR, from the coding sequence ATGGATCCTTTAACTCAAATGAGTGTCGGGGCTGCCGCTGCCGTGGCGGTCGCTCGAAAGCCTGCCGATATCAGGCATGCACTTGTGCTCGGGGCGCTTGCTGGTGGCGCGCCGGATCTGGACGTCCTTATCCGTTCCGAGGAGGATCCGCTGCTATCGCTGGAGTATCACCGGCACTTTACTCATGCGCTCTTGCTCGCTCCTGTTATCGGCGGTCTGGTGGCGATGCTCTACAAGATCATCTTCGCCAGAAAAATGCCTCTGCGGCAACTAGTGGTTTTTGGAGTGGTCGCGACACTGACGCACGGCTTGATTGATGCCTGCACCAGCTACGGGACACTCCTTTATTGGCCATTTTTCAACCACAGAGAGTCGTGGGATATCATCTCGATCATCGATCCGATTTTCACACTGCCCCTGGTGGTCTGCCTGATATTCGCCTGGTGTCGGCGAAGCCATCGCTTCGCTCGCGGGGCGCTGCTCTTTTTGTGTCTTTATTTAACTGTGGGAGTCTATCAACGCGAACAGGCCGAGGATTATGCGCGCTCTTTAGCGAATCAACGCGGGCACACGCCGACAGAACTCACGGCACGTCCGTCACTTGGTAACATCCTGCTTTGGCGCCTGGTTTACCGTAACGGAGATAACTACCACGTGGATGGCGTCCGGACCTTTCCGGGACTTGAGGATCGCCACTATCCCGGAGCGACTGTACGGGCCTTTGACGAACTGGACGCTTATGCACTGATGGATCCGGATTCCGTACTCTGGCGTGACATCGAACGTTTTCGGTTCTTTTCGCAGGGCTATCTGTTCCTGCATGAAAACTCACCTCTCGTCGCGGGCGATTTGCGCTACGCCATGTATCCCGACTCAATCGTTCCCCTGTGGGGCGTCACCATCGATCCGTCGAATGCCAATACGCACACGCAACTAAAGTACTTCCGGGAGGTTTCGGGCGGAGCATTCAACCGCCTCTGGCGAATGATTCGCGGCCTGCCGGTGGCTCAGTCCTCTGCCGAGGCGAGTATCCGCTAA
- a CDS encoding acyloxyacyl hydrolase: MSTKSKLYLLCALPLLAVSAHAGEFEWSDLALRVGFDAENRVDVKSYELISTLDSPWSWTISDRFEVDLGLEFGLGALDGEGETAFLGHLGPALEIEFGDFPLELIVSSGPALLSEHEFDNLDLGGSFQFMSAVGFDFEVTDEWTLGYRYLHISNAGLHDENPGMNLHALSLAYEF, encoded by the coding sequence ATGTCTACTAAATCTAAACTATACCTGTTATGCGCCCTACCCCTTCTGGCAGTTTCAGCACATGCCGGAGAATTCGAATGGTCGGACCTTGCACTCCGTGTAGGCTTCGATGCCGAGAACCGGGTTGATGTGAAAAGTTACGAACTGATCTCCACCCTCGATAGCCCCTGGAGCTGGACGATCAGTGATCGCTTTGAAGTCGACCTGGGCCTTGAGTTCGGCCTGGGCGCACTCGACGGCGAGGGAGAGACCGCTTTTCTCGGACACCTGGGCCCTGCTTTGGAAATTGAGTTTGGCGACTTCCCGCTTGAGTTGATTGTTTCAAGCGGACCGGCCCTGCTTTCCGAACATGAATTTGATAATCTGGACCTTGGGGGAAGCTTTCAATTCATGAGTGCCGTGGGTTTTGACTTCGAGGTTACCGATGAGTGGACTCTGGGCTATCGTTACCTGCACATCTCAAACGCCGGCCTGCACGATGAGAATCCCGGCATGAACTTGCACGCACTGAGCCTCGCCTACGAGTTTTAG
- a CDS encoding 3-deoxy-D-manno-octulosonic acid transferase: MILLYRIIFLPALVLALPYYLFRMWRRGGYGKDFQHRLGRFRRLDTPRENVKRVWLQAVSVGEVLAVGPLIDALQAHGKVEIVLTTTTSTGYTEALKRYADRVQSIGIFPLDFWLCSRLAWKRIQPDAIILTEGELWPEHLHQAKLREVPCYLVNARMSDRSFKRYAKFSSFACRLLDKFRMIYAASDHDAHRLERLGADPERIHMTGSIKLDVPLPTELEEATREELINELGFQADDSASSLVLLGSSTWPGEETALIESLHAVRAKGTDLRLLLVPRHAERGPSLKRLLQECNLPWHQRSSGTKPEEQIIVYLADTTGELSRLTQVADFAFVGKSLPPNEGGQTPIEAAGLGVPVLMGPNMNNFKAVASSLVQIGAAETVADTATLTEGVKALANDAKKRERMSAIGREWHRKNRGSCQRIAESILESLA; encoded by the coding sequence ATGATTCTTCTCTACCGGATAATTTTTTTGCCAGCGCTTGTTCTGGCCTTGCCCTACTATCTTTTTCGCATGTGGCGGCGGGGAGGCTACGGCAAAGACTTTCAGCATCGTTTGGGGCGTTTCCGTCGACTGGATACACCGCGTGAGAATGTTAAGCGGGTTTGGCTGCAAGCTGTCAGTGTCGGCGAGGTTCTGGCGGTGGGCCCATTAATCGATGCACTTCAGGCGCATGGAAAAGTCGAAATTGTTTTAACGACGACCACCAGCACCGGTTACACCGAAGCGCTCAAACGCTACGCCGACCGCGTCCAGAGCATAGGTATTTTCCCTTTGGATTTCTGGCTCTGCTCGCGTCTCGCATGGAAAAGAATTCAACCTGATGCCATCATACTGACTGAAGGCGAACTCTGGCCGGAGCACCTTCACCAGGCAAAACTCCGTGAAGTCCCGTGCTATCTGGTCAATGCCCGCATGTCGGATAGGAGTTTTAAACGGTATGCCAAATTTTCTTCTTTCGCCTGCCGTTTACTCGACAAATTCCGCATGATCTACGCGGCCAGCGATCATGATGCACATCGCCTTGAAAGGCTCGGCGCGGATCCCGAGCGCATCCATATGACCGGCAGCATCAAGCTCGACGTGCCCCTTCCTACGGAGCTTGAAGAGGCCACGCGTGAAGAACTCATCAATGAATTGGGATTTCAGGCGGACGATAGCGCTTCTTCCCTAGTTCTTCTCGGATCCTCCACCTGGCCCGGCGAAGAAACCGCACTCATCGAATCCCTTCACGCGGTCCGAGCAAAAGGCACGGACCTGCGACTACTCCTGGTACCCCGCCACGCGGAGCGAGGCCCCTCTCTCAAGCGACTGCTTCAAGAGTGTAACCTTCCCTGGCACCAACGCTCAAGCGGCACAAAGCCGGAAGAGCAGATTATCGTCTATCTGGCCGACACCACCGGTGAGCTGAGCCGTCTCACCCAGGTTGCCGACTTCGCCTTTGTCGGTAAGAGTCTGCCACCGAATGAAGGCGGCCAGACTCCCATCGAAGCCGCCGGACTCGGTGTCCCCGTACTTATGGGGCCGAATATGAATAACTTTAAAGCGGTCGCGTCATCACTCGTCCAAATCGGGGCTGCCGAAACTGTCGCAGATACAGCGACGCTCACAGAAGGGGTAAAAGCTCTGGCCAACGATGCGAAAAAAAGAGAACGAATGAGTGCAATTGGCCGCGAGTGGCATCGAAAAAACCGCGGAAGTTGTCAGCGCATTGCAGAGTCTATCCTTGAATCACTTGCCTGA
- a CDS encoding mechanosensitive ion channel family protein codes for MPSPYELIYIASVLVVGLVLYRVIVFVIDQTQARSIARLKYFSFTDITAGPAAPEGAPIEKQRSSALESVDNQFSIIRRTFFSVFFVVWMGFAFFPFLGKFSAGVISVLGAGGAVLIGIAARPLLENLIAGYVVTFSKQFRRGHTVMLDGEYGTIEDITPTHTKVKLWDWRRYLIPNSQMLTKEVLHYSSKDGYIWARLKFHVDYDTDIAQLREVAISAAKESEHLAGDEDPQLWIMNMQMQTIECWLAMWVDSPLNAWLIRVEVAEKLIGAFKREGIRTHSFDLHSDSGQMPAQASDSRIDSAMR; via the coding sequence ATGCCGAGCCCATATGAGCTAATTTACATCGCGAGTGTTCTAGTCGTCGGTTTGGTGCTCTATCGGGTCATTGTCTTCGTCATCGACCAGACGCAGGCCCGGAGCATCGCCCGTTTAAAATACTTCAGCTTTACCGATATTACGGCCGGTCCCGCAGCGCCTGAGGGCGCACCGATCGAGAAGCAGCGCTCCAGCGCTTTGGAGTCGGTGGACAACCAGTTTTCGATTATCCGCCGCACTTTCTTTTCAGTGTTTTTTGTCGTTTGGATGGGGTTCGCCTTCTTCCCCTTTTTGGGAAAGTTTTCCGCAGGTGTCATCTCCGTGTTGGGTGCGGGTGGTGCCGTCCTGATTGGTATCGCAGCCAGACCGTTACTGGAAAATTTAATTGCGGGCTACGTGGTTACTTTTTCCAAGCAATTCCGGCGGGGGCACACCGTGATGCTTGATGGTGAGTACGGGACGATTGAAGATATTACCCCGACACATACCAAGGTGAAGCTTTGGGACTGGCGGCGTTATCTCATCCCGAACAGTCAAATGCTGACCAAGGAGGTGCTCCATTATTCTTCAAAGGACGGTTACATCTGGGCGCGTTTAAAATTCCATGTCGATTACGATACCGACATAGCACAACTGCGCGAGGTGGCTATCTCAGCTGCCAAAGAAAGTGAACATTTGGCTGGTGATGAGGATCCGCAGCTTTGGATTATGAACATGCAGATGCAAACGATAGAATGCTGGCTGGCGATGTGGGTGGACAGTCCTCTCAACGCATGGCTTATCCGCGTTGAGGTTGCGGAAAAACTGATCGGTGCCTTCAAGCGCGAGGGAATCCGCACCCACAGTTTCGACCTGCACTCGGATTCCGGCCAGATGCCTGCTCAGGCAAGTGATTCAAGGATAGACTCTGCAATGCGCTGA
- a CDS encoding tRNA (cytidine(34)-2'-O)-methyltransferase, whose product MLHIVLFNPEIPQNTGNIGRLCAINGCRLHLIHPLGFTITDKHLRRSGMDYWKSLDVHHHDDWSAFKSSSDSPQGRLWLFTTKAERTYWDAEYRDGDGLVFGNEGHGAPDWLHQELTETRITIPQKNPAMRSLNLSTAAGIATYEVLRQIGV is encoded by the coding sequence ATGCTGCATATTGTTCTATTCAACCCGGAGATTCCGCAAAATACCGGTAATATCGGCCGACTTTGTGCCATTAACGGATGCCGACTGCATCTGATCCATCCTCTTGGGTTCACGATTACGGACAAGCATCTCAGGCGCAGCGGTATGGATTACTGGAAGTCGCTGGATGTGCATCACCACGACGACTGGAGCGCCTTTAAATCAAGCAGTGACTCACCTCAAGGGCGTCTTTGGCTGTTCACCACCAAAGCGGAGCGAACCTACTGGGATGCCGAATACCGTGATGGGGACGGGCTGGTTTTCGGCAACGAAGGGCACGGTGCTCCGGATTGGTTACACCAAGAACTCACGGAGACGCGTATCACAATCCCGCAGAAAAATCCGGCGATGCGTTCGCTCAACCTTTCCACAGCTGCCGGCATCGCTACTTATGAAGTGCTGCGTCAGATCGGAGTTTGA
- a CDS encoding diacylglycerol kinase produces MDSDDIDPKFHKNAGVKRVVKALFYSFDGLASTLKHEAAFRQEAVLAAVLVPLSFLMRVSLVEHLFLVASIILVLIVELLNSAIESVVDDISMQNRPLAKRAKDMGSAAVLLSLLNCFICWLSVIVVNWSSFF; encoded by the coding sequence ATGGACTCAGACGATATCGATCCAAAATTTCATAAAAACGCCGGTGTTAAACGTGTCGTGAAGGCATTGTTTTACTCGTTTGACGGGCTGGCCTCGACCTTGAAGCATGAAGCCGCTTTTCGCCAGGAAGCGGTGCTGGCAGCGGTGCTTGTGCCCTTGTCTTTTTTGATGCGTGTCAGTCTGGTGGAGCATCTGTTCCTCGTCGCCAGCATCATTCTCGTCTTGATCGTCGAACTGTTGAATTCCGCGATCGAGTCCGTGGTGGATGATATTTCCATGCAAAATCGCCCGTTGGCCAAGCGTGCCAAGGATATGGGTAGCGCAGCCGTTCTTCTCAGCCTTTTGAATTGCTTCATTTGCTGGTTGTCGGTGATCGTTGTGAACTGGAGCAGCTTCTTTTAG
- the glpK gene encoding glycerol kinase GlpK: protein MPQDKYILAFDQGTTSSRSILFNRSGEIVATAQQEFEQIYPQPGWVEHDPMKIWSSQNATAADALSKANLSADDIAAVGLTNQRETTIVWDKESGKPVYNAIVWQDRRTADYCRELKQDGIENMVSQRTGLRIDPYFAGTKLRWILENVDGVRERAEAGELLFGTVDCWLLWQLTGRNVHATDITNASRTLLYNIEQDDWDEELLRLFEIPRCLLPEVRSSSEIYGEVHPKLHPAGAPISGIAGDQHAALFGQACFKPGMAKNTYGTGCFLLMQMGDKPVRSKNNLLTTVAWRIGDHTEYALEGSVFVGGAVIQWLRDELELVRDVHELNRLAASVEDSNGLFLVPAFAGLGAPHWDPYARGAALGMTRGTNRAHFCRAALESIAFQSADLITAMQKDSGLSLRELRVDGGAANSDPLMQFQADLLQESVLRPGCTETTAMGAAYLAGLAIGFWDSPESVAQNWQSERSFEPQRNGDEIQALRAGWDKAVERAKGWAD from the coding sequence ATGCCCCAGGACAAATACATACTCGCCTTTGACCAGGGAACAACCAGCTCCCGTTCCATCCTGTTCAACCGCTCCGGCGAAATTGTGGCCACGGCACAGCAGGAATTCGAACAAATTTACCCGCAACCCGGTTGGGTCGAGCACGACCCGATGAAGATTTGGTCGAGCCAGAATGCAACGGCTGCCGACGCCCTCTCCAAGGCAAACCTGAGCGCGGATGACATTGCCGCCGTCGGCCTGACAAACCAGAGAGAGACTACGATTGTTTGGGACAAAGAATCCGGCAAGCCGGTTTACAACGCCATCGTCTGGCAGGATCGCCGGACGGCCGACTACTGCCGGGAACTAAAGCAAGACGGCATTGAAAACATGGTATCACAGCGCACGGGCCTGCGCATCGACCCCTACTTTGCCGGTACCAAGTTACGTTGGATTCTGGAGAACGTGGACGGCGTACGCGAGCGAGCCGAAGCGGGTGAGCTACTCTTCGGCACTGTCGATTGCTGGCTCCTCTGGCAACTGACGGGGCGCAACGTTCACGCAACTGACATCACCAATGCCAGCCGCACCCTCCTCTACAATATCGAACAGGACGACTGGGATGAAGAACTGCTGCGGCTTTTCGAGATTCCACGTTGTCTGTTGCCGGAAGTACGTTCAAGTTCCGAGATTTACGGAGAAGTGCACCCTAAGCTTCATCCCGCAGGAGCACCCATTTCCGGTATTGCTGGAGACCAGCATGCCGCCCTCTTCGGTCAGGCCTGCTTCAAGCCGGGCATGGCGAAAAACACCTACGGGACCGGCTGCTTCCTACTCATGCAAATGGGAGACAAGCCGGTCCGGTCGAAAAACAATCTTCTCACAACCGTCGCCTGGCGCATCGGCGATCACACCGAATACGCACTGGAAGGCTCCGTCTTTGTCGGCGGAGCGGTGATTCAATGGCTGCGTGATGAACTGGAACTGGTTCGTGACGTTCATGAGCTCAATCGCCTTGCCGCCAGCGTCGAGGATAGCAACGGGCTTTTTCTGGTGCCCGCGTTTGCCGGGCTCGGTGCCCCGCATTGGGACCCTTACGCCCGCGGCGCCGCCCTGGGGATGACCCGAGGGACCAACCGGGCACATTTCTGCCGGGCCGCGCTTGAATCCATTGCCTTCCAGAGTGCCGACCTGATCACCGCAATGCAAAAGGACAGCGGTCTCAGCCTGAGGGAACTGCGGGTGGATGGCGGCGCAGCCAACAGTGACCCACTCATGCAATTCCAGGCCGACTTACTCCAGGAAAGCGTCCTGCGCCCGGGTTGCACCGAAACCACGGCCATGGGAGCAGCCTACCTAGCCGGGCTTGCCATCGGTTTTTGGGATTCGCCTGAATCTGTGGCGCAGAACTGGCAGAGCGAACGAAGCTTCGAACCTCAACGCAACGGCGACGAAATACAGGCCCTCCGCGCCGGGTGGGATAAGGCGGTCGAGCGTGCCAAAGGCTGGGCTGATTGA
- the tpiA gene encoding triose-phosphate isomerase: protein MSTSRKYLIAGNWKMNLNSAEGAELASQVVSMFGQQTDVSVCVCPTFTTLEAVSKVVNESNVQLGAQNMHYEASGAYTGEISAEMLRHLYCNFVILGHSERRQYFGETDETVNKKTLAALEANLKPIVCIGETLEEREAGKVSEVIKTQTEGALSGVTAAQAENLVIAYEPVWAIGTGKTATPEMAEEVHAEIRCLLAGLFDEDTAEKVRILYGGSMKPGNAAELLAQKNIDGGLIGGASLKANDFGGIVEAAVELSK, encoded by the coding sequence ATGAGCACATCCCGTAAATATCTCATCGCCGGCAACTGGAAGATGAATCTCAACTCCGCTGAAGGCGCTGAACTGGCCTCCCAAGTCGTCAGCATGTTTGGTCAGCAAACCGACGTTTCCGTCTGTGTTTGCCCGACCTTCACTACGCTCGAAGCGGTGTCCAAGGTCGTCAACGAATCCAACGTTCAGCTGGGCGCGCAAAACATGCACTACGAAGCCTCCGGTGCCTACACCGGCGAGATTTCCGCCGAAATGTTGCGCCACCTCTACTGCAACTTCGTCATCCTCGGGCACTCCGAGCGTCGCCAATATTTCGGCGAAACCGACGAAACCGTGAACAAGAAGACCTTGGCCGCTCTTGAGGCGAACCTGAAGCCGATCGTTTGCATCGGTGAAACTTTGGAAGAGCGTGAAGCCGGCAAAGTTTCCGAAGTCATCAAGACGCAAACCGAAGGTGCCCTTTCCGGTGTCACTGCCGCGCAAGCCGAAAATCTCGTCATTGCTTACGAGCCCGTTTGGGCGATCGGCACAGGCAAGACGGCAACGCCGGAGATGGCCGAAGAAGTGCACGCTGAAATCCGCTGCCTGCTCGCTGGTCTCTTCGATGAGGATACTGCTGAGAAGGTGCGTATTCTCTACGGGGGTTCCATGAAGCCGGGCAATGCGGCCGAGCTCCTCGCCCAAAAGAACATCGACGGTGGTCTCATCGGTGGTGCTTCGCTCAAAGCCAACGACTTCGGCGGTATCGTCGAAGCGGCGGTTGAGCTTTCCAAATAA
- a CDS encoding phosphoglycerate kinase produces MNMATKTIKDVNLAGQRVLVRCDFNVPLKDGAVSDDSRIVAALPTIKHLVEQGAKVILCSHLGRPKGEKKPEFSLAPVAKDLSDKLGQSVHFLNDCIGEEVEAEVAKLKDGEIALLENVRFYEGETDNDSEFAAALAKCAEAYVNDAFGTAHRAHASTAGVTKHLSPCVCGFLIEKELAYLGDKTANPERPFTVILGGAKVSDKIKVIDALLEKADTIIIGGAMAYTFALAEGRKVGESLSEPDHIDTAKFALEKAKEKGVKFLLPADNLAVKDLDFGAGTVGESKYFEGNIDDGWEGVDIGPKSIELFKAEVAAAKTVLWNGPMGIFEIDACNKGTFAIAETIAESDGISIIGGGDSVKAINMSGYSDKVTFMSTGGGASLEFLEGKELPGVTALDQA; encoded by the coding sequence ATAAATATGGCTACAAAAACCATCAAAGACGTAAACCTTGCCGGACAGCGTGTGCTGGTCCGCTGTGACTTCAACGTGCCGCTCAAGGATGGCGCAGTTTCCGACGATTCCCGTATCGTTGCCGCGCTGCCTACGATCAAGCATCTGGTCGAGCAGGGGGCCAAGGTCATCCTCTGCAGCCACCTCGGGCGACCGAAGGGTGAGAAGAAGCCCGAGTTCAGCCTCGCTCCGGTGGCAAAGGATCTGTCCGACAAACTGGGCCAGTCTGTTCATTTCCTCAACGATTGCATCGGTGAGGAAGTCGAAGCCGAAGTCGCCAAGTTGAAAGACGGCGAGATCGCGCTGCTTGAGAATGTTCGTTTCTACGAAGGCGAGACGGACAATGATTCCGAATTTGCCGCGGCTCTGGCCAAGTGCGCCGAGGCATATGTCAACGACGCGTTCGGCACCGCGCACCGCGCCCATGCGTCGACGGCAGGTGTCACGAAACATCTTTCGCCCTGTGTCTGTGGTTTTCTAATCGAGAAGGAGCTCGCTTACCTCGGGGACAAAACGGCGAATCCCGAGCGTCCTTTTACTGTTATTCTCGGTGGTGCCAAGGTTTCCGATAAGATCAAGGTGATCGATGCACTTCTGGAAAAGGCCGATACGATCATCATCGGTGGTGCCATGGCCTATACCTTTGCCTTGGCCGAAGGCCGCAAGGTCGGCGAGTCGCTCAGCGAACCCGATCATATCGATACGGCCAAATTCGCATTGGAAAAAGCCAAGGAGAAGGGCGTCAAATTCCTTCTGCCTGCCGATAACCTTGCAGTCAAGGACCTCGATTTCGGTGCGGGCACCGTAGGCGAGTCCAAGTATTTCGAAGGAAATATCGACGACGGATGGGAAGGGGTGGACATCGGCCCCAAGAGCATCGAGCTCTTCAAGGCCGAGGTTGCGGCCGCCAAGACCGTTCTCTGGAACGGACCTATGGGGATCTTCGAGATCGATGCCTGCAATAAGGGCACTTTCGCTATCGCGGAAACCATCGCTGAATCCGACGGCATCTCCATCATCGGGGGTGGCGACTCGGTCAAGGCCATCAACATGTCCGGCTACAGCGACAAGGTCACCTTCATGAGCACCGGTGGTGGCGCGTCCCTTGAATTCCTGGAAGGGAAAGAACTGCCCGGTGTCACCGCCCTCGACCAGGCGTAA